A DNA window from Drosophila virilis strain 15010-1051.87 chromosome 4, Dvir_AGI_RSII-ME, whole genome shotgun sequence contains the following coding sequences:
- the Gpo3 gene encoding glycerol-3-phosphate dehydrogenase, mitochondrial: MLAKLRKGLTAVHWKRQPRRLLSAMNTILRRGRNNGKEASDQLPKRKQQVTSLKSENFDVLVIGGGAIGCGCALEATTRGFKTALIEAEDFASGASCKSSKLIEGSNSYLHAAIQGADLQQIFLLQQVLNERATMLTIAPHLNRVQPMLIPIYSPLRLPLYWLGLKMYDAMAGMSNVRGSHFLSKEATLNEFPLLRRNGLLGSLVYYDVQLDDARMCLALAMTATKHGATVANYVRLHELLPPTSDNGCRTVRVEDTVNDSCFTINSRVVINATGADTDVVRQLDDSNVSPIAVPKLGTHVALPSYYGSQNCGLLFPSDQAAGQALIMLPFENSMLVGSLDVERPESSEQTPTPALEEVECLLAQTRRVLEECVQLSSGHVMSAWTGIKPSIMCPSVENKEEEEANTVPNYLLEVSGNQMITLAGGRWSTYRVMALDAINTAIEICQLEPHTDSSITNNLLLDGANDFCCMLSLDLVQAYDLPMDVAQHLADSYGTNASHLLANSCRSGRQRLHPKFPYIQAEVTYACQREYACHLVDVIARRLRVAFVNVTAAAEMLPTVLDIMSEQLFWEKHKKEHELRAAQYFLAEQMGLGSIVKQKKQFKFRESKALEHESTQVNREEYNRHSLNSNSVQAVLSSVPKQASSSMNSRLSGQMETNATFVGLRGISAPASSEYSPMRVQACIPAPLKSGTIPMNDSANQETKTSPSITPSDTVGESVPVSDSSTALSPSTSIQKPNVECAPAESTPTPPIVKKKPKVCSFSPYVIAGSEPKGPAPSTTIISAGSDSVSGLTESSSSSNQKDTTNSIEPKTNYDSQSMAQCPDLEPQQEQSGNSMLSASYVTTDSNDVASTVKQEGTAHIKEDKERPSAECAAIPKNSVVDIVKSELTNSSNKADCGYTTTTNDSATALEGISQIAVEAIVLEERPSAESAAIPKKSVVKTELTNWSNKDDCGYTTSTNGSASSLEGSSHSAVEATVLDKGAAIAKPTSGISRLSVGTDCISPMTGISTAPEGSRPATEKATNPRNSADNFKLAKPAACISIPSVVAASENSTSNIVSGTAPEDSSRTKDTTAILESAIASLELLEQTIIKANAGEKSSSCKDTSNTVESSSSLTCPSADLHKEDGDKAVVARSNNENDVKKNPTGSDTES; encoded by the coding sequence ATGTTAGCGAAATTACGCAAGGGTCTGACTGCGGTTCACTGGAAGAGGCAGCCGCGTCGCTTATTGAGCGCGATGAACACAATACTTCGCAGGGGTCGGAACAATGGTAAGGAGGCTAGCGACCAGCTGCCCAAGCGGAAACAACAGGTAACTTCGCTGAAGAGCGAGAATTTCGATGTGCTGGTCATCGGCGGTGGCGCCATCGGCTGTGGCTGTGCCCTGGAAGCCACCACACGTGGCTTTAAGACGGCACTGATAGAGGCTGAAGATTTTGCCAGCGGTGCCAGCTGCAAGTCTAGCAAACTAATTGAAGGCAGCAACTCGTATTTGCATGCGGCCATACAGGGCGCTGATCTGCAGCAGATCTTCCTGCTGCAGCAGGTGCTGAATGAGCGTGCCACCATGCTGACCATAGCGCCCCATCTGAATCGCGTGCAACCCATGCTGATCCCCATCTACAGCCCGCTGAGACTGCCCCTCTACTGGCTGGGCTTGAAGATGTACGATGCTATGGCGGGCATGTCCAATGTGCGCGGCTCACATTTTCTATCCAAGGAGGCAACGCTCAATGAGTTCCCGCTGCTGCGCAGGAATGGACTGCTGGGCTCCCTGGTCTACTACGATGTGCAGCTGGACGATGCGCGCATGTGCCTGGCCTTGGCCATGACGGCGACAAAACATGGCGCCACCGTGGCCAACTATGTACGATTGCACGAGCTACTGCCGCCAACCAGTGACAATGGCTGCCGCACGGTGCGAGTCGAGGATACGGTCAACGACTCGTGCTTCACCATCAACAGCAGAGTCGTCATCAATGCGACGGGCGCGGACACAGATGTGGTTAGACAGTTGGATGACAGTAATGTCAGCCCCATAGCAGTGCCCAAACTGGGCACACATGTTGCGCTGCCCAGCTATTATGGCTCCCAGAACTGTGGTCTGCTCTTTCCCAGCGATCAAGCCGCGGGGCAGGCACTGATCATGTTGCCCTTTGAGAACAGCATGCTAGTGGGCAGCCTCGATGTGGAACGCCCAGAATCGAGTGAGCAGACACCAACTCCAGCATTGGAGGAGGTGGAATGTCTGCTGGCGCAAACGCGTCGGGTGCTTGAGGAATGTGTGCAGCTGAGTTCGGGCCATGTGATGAGCGCCTGGACGGGCATTAAGCCTTCGATTATGTGTCCATCCGTCGAGAAcaaagaagaagaggaggcAAATACGGTACCCAATTATTTGCTGGAAGTCAGCGGCAACCAGATGATCACCTTGGCCGGCGGACGCTGGAGCACATATCGTGTGATGGCTCTTGATGCGATCAACACGGCCATCGAAATCTGTCAGTTGGAGCCGCATACTGATTCTAGCATTACAAATAATCTGCTGCTGGACGGCGCCAATGATTTCTGTTGCATGCTGTCCCTCGATCTGGTGCAGGCCTACGACTTGCCCATGGATGTGGCCCAGCATCTGGCCGATTCCTATGGCACCAATGCCAGCCACCTGCTAGCGAACAGTTGTCGCAGTGGCCGACAGCGGCTGCACCCAAAGTTTCCCTATATCCAAGCCGAGGTGACATATGCCTGCCAGCGGGAGTACGCCTGCCATCTGGTGGATGTGATCGCCCGACGCCTGCGTGTGGCCTTTGTCAATGTGACGGCTGCTGCCGAGATGTTGCCCACCGTGCTGGACATCATGTCTGAACAGCTCTTCTGGGAGAAGCATAAGAAGGAGCATGAGTTGAGAGCAGCGCAATATTTTCTAGCTGAGCAAATGGGCCTCGGCAGCATTGTCAAGCAGAAGAAACAGTTCAAATTCCGGGAGAGCAAAGCACTTGAGCATGAAAGTACCCAAGTTAACCGAGAAGAATACAATCGACATTCTCTGAATTCGAATTCAGTTCAAGCAGTCCTCAGTTCGGTTCCAAAACAAGCTAGCAGCAGCATGAATTCGCGCCTTAGCGGCCAAATGGAGACAAATGCCACATTTGTGGGCCTAAGAGGAATATCAGCCCCGGCCAGTAGTGAATATTCCCCAATGCGAGTGCAAGCGTGCATTCCCGCGCCCCTGAAGAGCGGGACTATCCCTATGAATGATTCAGCTAATCAAGAAACAAAGACATCTCCATCGATCACTCCTTCAGATACAGTCGGCGAGTCAGTTCCTGTCAGTGATTCAAGTACAGCGTTGAGCCCTTCCACCTCAATTCAGAAACCAAACGTAGAATGTGCACCTGCAGAAAGTACGCCTACCCCGCCAATAGTCAAGAAGAAGCCTAAGGTCTGCAGCTTCAGTCCCTATGTTATAGCTGGATCGGAACCCAAAGGCCCTGCACCTAGCACAACAATCATTTCAGCCGGATCAGACAGTGTTAGCGGCTTAACTGagtcctcctcctcctccaacCAAAAAGACACGACCAACAGCATCGAACCAAAAACCAACTACGACTCGCAGAGCATGGCTCAATGCCCCGACCTTGAGCCCCAACAGGAGCAGTCTGGAAACTCTATGCTTTCTGCCTCATATGTAACTACCGACAGCAACGATGTCGCATCAACAGTCAAGCAAGAAGGCACCGCCCACATTAAAGAGGACAAGGAACGGCCATCTGCAGAATGTGCGGCAATCCctaaaaacagtgttgtcgACATTGTCAAATCGGAGCTAACAAATAGTAGCAATAAAGCCGACTGTGGCTACACTACCACAACGAATGACAGCGCTACGGCTCTAGAAGGCATCAGTCAAATTGCCGTCGAGGCTATAGTCCTTGAGGAACGGCCATCTGCCGAATCTGCCGCAATCCCCAAAAAAAGTGTTGTCAAAACGGAGCTAACAAATTGGAGCAATAAAGATGACTGTGGCTACACTACCTCAACGAATGGCAGCGCTTCGTCCCTTGAAGGCAGCAGTCACAGTGCCGTCGAGGCGACAGTTCTTGACAAAGGTGCTGCAATAGCTAAACCGACTTCTGGCATCTCGAGACTTAGTGTTGGAACGGATTGCATTTCCCCAATGACTGGCATTAGCACGGCCCCAGAAGGTAGCCGTCCAGCTACCGAAAAGGCTACAAATCCTAGAAACAGTGCTGACAACTTTAAACTTGCGAAGCCTGCAGCTTGCATCTCGATTCCTAGCGTTGTGGCAGCAAGTGAGAACAGCACTTCAAACATTGTCAGCGGTACGGCCCCAGAAGATAGCAGTCGTACAAAAGATACGACAGCAATCCTTGAATCCGCTATTGCCAGCCTTGAGCTACTTGAGCAAACCATAATCAAAGCGAATGCCGGCGAAAAGTCGTCTAGTTGCAAAGACACCTCAAACACTGTTGAGAGTAGCAGTAGCCTAACTTGTCCTTCAGCTGATCTGCATAAAGAAGATGGCGACAAAGCTGTAGTTGCCAGATCAAACAACGAAAATGATGTCAAGAAAAATCCCACTGGATCCGATACGGAATCCTAA